From Sander vitreus isolate 19-12246 chromosome 5, sanVit1, whole genome shotgun sequence:
TATGATTTAAGCTTTCATGTCTACCATAACATAATATGTCTTGTCTTTATTGGAGAAAAATCTCTGACACAGAATGTGATTGGGACAGCATAACATATCTCAGATTGGGTCAGTAAAAATGTAGTAGGCTAATATCTACTGGAGCTTACTCTTTCATGAGTTTCTTGCACTGAGTCAGTAGATGCCTCATCTGAATCAGAAGATTTCTCTGGGTGATTCTCATTTGTAGTTTCAGTCCTCTTGTGATGATGTCTCCTGGTTTTGTTCTGCAAAAATCAGCAGATCAACAAATAATGGGCTTGTACAACCATGGCACACTCTTTCTAACCTCATAGTGAGTTGGCATTTACAGTactggatagatggatgggtggacgGCCAGACAGCTTTGCATACACTGCCTACATGTACAGTAGTTATCTAATAGTGCATAaacagtagggttgggtatcatttggattttttccgataccggtgctaaagcgatacTCTAAAACAGTGCCGGTGCCTAAATGGTgtctgaaccgatactttttaagaaagttaaaaaaagaaagaaaaaagaagggtactaaacaacagtcagtgacattaaagaacggcttgtttattgctaaggccatatggtcaaaattaaataatgtaatgatatagtaataactataacttataacaataacgtatttcactagtaaattgctgttgaacgacaaaaataACCACCAGTTGGGAagagggtattttacaataagtCAACGCaccttctgtgttgtttttccaacggCAGCTGCACTGCTTAAAGTCCCGCTGTtggatcctctacagtgaaatacagtcacactttgcaccgtttagctgtcaacattttaaccatgtttgaTTTAAACTTTCATGTCTACCATAACATAATATGTCTGTATGGGAGAAAAAAGTTCCATCTCTGACATAGAATGTGATTGGGGCAGCACAACATACATCTCAGATTGGGTCAGTAAAAATGTAGTAGGCTAATATCTACTGGAGCTTACTCTTTCATGAGGTTCTTGCACTGAGTCAGTAGGTGCCTCATCTGAATCAGAAGATTTCTCTGGGTGATCCTCATTTGTAGTTTCAGTCCTCTTGTGATGATGTCTCCTGGTTTTGTTCTGCAGAAATCAGCAGATCAGCAAATAATGGGCTTGTACAACCATGACACACTCTTTCTAACCTCATTGTGAGTTGGCATTACAATAGcggatagatggatgggtgggtggacgGCCACCTGAAGTCTGAGGATGCATCTGAGAGAATGATTGCGGTGTCTTTATACTTGGAGCACGTGTAAATGTGCAGCATTCGCAGCTTGGTCTTCTCATACAGCTGGTCTACGGTGCAATCATGAGTTAGTGACTTCTGACTGAAATCACGAATGTCAAAATCAAACTTCCCAATAGGTCCTTTGGCAGAGTGTCCATCTGGGAAGAATAAATCTTTGCCTATCTCTAGCAGCTCACCCACGGTTACCGTTTTCTGCACAGACAGGTGCCGTGTTCCGCCTCCACCTCTTGTTCGGACCTGGTGATACTCGCCCTTCTGAAAGTGAAGCCATCCCATTTCGACCCGCCGTGTGTCTTTCACTGCATTTCTATTGCCGATAGGCCCACATACAGCTGTGTCACTTTTGGCGGAGGTTCTTCCTTCTATTTTTTCTCGAACCCTGTGCATCAGAGCTGACTTCACTGTCTCATTGTTGTTTGTCAAAGTTCTTTGCCGACAAAATGCTCGAAGAGCAAGTCTCCATATCTATCAATATATTGACCCAGCTCTTCATCTGCCATTAAAGGTATGACATTCACGTCAATCTAAAAAATGCATGGAATAAGGCAAAAGGATTCAAAAAATTAAGTCAGCACAGGCTAACTTTATCTTAACGTTACCAGGGAGAGCTAGCAAAAGTAACTATGCTAGTTAGTATTGCTAACAATAACAGTCTAAAGCACGCTGAAAACTTTCTGTAGCACGCTGGGTTTGCATTTttatatctggcaacctggcCCAGCTGTCAAAATAGGAGGctgataccaacacacaggccaaaacacaaacagacattccgtcacggaacggaaattttaaaaggagaaaatactggctttagcattgttgtcagaaaaaacagaaaacatggtatttcaacttagcatgtttccttataACTGATGACACATTGTGGTCATTTCTTGatgaaatacattaaatatattgcatattgcacctttaaaaatCTACCGTTGGGATCCTCAGTTACATCTGCAGGGGAATAGATTTATGTATTAATATAATTACACCTCTAGAGCTAGAAGAGTACGAAGATGATAGAACCTGTCCTGGCCACCTTCCTTTTATCTTGATTGTCTCGTTAGCTAATAGATGTGTTTCCTGTAAGAACACAATCTTTGCTTTTAACTGTTTATAACCTGCTTTATTTTGGTCAGTTTATGCAGTTCTCTACAGTTccataaaatacattaaattaaaatatctgTCGTTTTTTATAGCGGGTAACAATAAGAAAGCTGAAATAACCAAAATGATAAAATCCCTTTTTTTGCTCTGCATATTGGTGACCCTCCTCTTTTAATTGTTTCATAATTTTTTGAGACTGCCATGGAGGATAAAACAAGAAGACATTAAGGTTGATGAATAAAGTTGGTACCAtaataaacagagagagaatgtcCCTAACCACAAACATGACCATGCCCGATTTGAACATACGGGCAGCCGTAAACCCTTCAATATGTTCCTTTTACTGCTTGAAACAGGTCTTCTGTAtttacttaaagggatatttcaccgttggaaagatgaatatatctttaaattgggtcacttatgtagtagaaatgtgaattttttttagaaattggtggcttctaaaCAGAGAAAAGCCTCATGTGGATggaagacaccaaatcccagaatgcacttgtttcgctgctttagagtcacactcccaagccacgcctaccgtttacagacagacagtgagacagtcaactcaactcaagtgtgttttattgtcatttccaccatatacacgaaacaacgtttcaccgtggctcaagtggtgttacacatgtaaaatatataaaaacgacattatataaaaacgacatacgaaacaggctacatttagtgcgcacacattataggctccgtaaagttcagctaacgcatactagcattagcgcttggtgggctgtaaacaccgaatataaacacagccgtaaatttgcgtggaatgtagaatggtcggcatttaacagtcacaaactccaccagcagttagcagttagcagttagttggatacaagcaccccatttctgcaccagtccgtgttagaACCGCCCACCTCCGCTAGTCTTacagacagagcagcaggcctggtagctggatagtccagtacactgttgttcagccatgtttccacaacaacaaaaacacagcagtctctgaactcgcgttgggagtttcgttgaagttggatgtagtccagtttgttgtctaatgagcggacacttacAAGtgggattgatggaacaggtggccggctagcgttagctttccaacTAGCTCAAATTCAAGCTGTCGAGGTCCCTTTCCCCGGCTAGCGCCATCAggcgacaccgcaggctgaggtgctggtctccgtagcaggcgaagctcgcgtagtgtgtcgtatattccgtctgtaataaagtgtcctgcatattctccgatctgtaccaatgtatcccagtggtacacatgtgcggtagtttgagtgcacataattgttgtaaaagttttctgctgaaaagACGGAGCCTGTTAgcgaagcttcaagatggctgacactcatTTTGCTTCGGCAAGCTTTGGGTAAAGACAACattccaaccccctatgggcgggttgaaaacatgcggaagtagctcctactactggcggtagtccattgcctctgggcaaaaaatcttccgatgatgCAAAAATCGTTGTTTTCCGTCATCtgaagattttttccagacccacaatacagagatctcttgtctcagggggacatgagggagggaagcacggccatttgaaaatactaccgtgtttctactgatacaaagcttaatgctaaatcggtgaaatatccctttaaaactCCTGTTCATGTTGCTCTCTAAATTAAAATTAATCCACATCTTTTCCAGGAATACTTAACGTTACAACTTGTGTCATACAGACAATATACGCCATTTTAGCTGTTTTAAACTTTAACTAATGACTTAAATCTTTCATTTTGCAGTATGGTGCAAACATAAAATTGTGTAAAAAAGTGTATTGAAGACAGTCATGGGCTCCCCGTTGGTCAAAAGCAGTCTGGCGGGGAAGATGATCCAATGTTTAAGAAGTCCCCTGTCACGTAGTTTCTTTCTCACGCCATCATACTGCCTTTCCTGTTTATAAACATCTGCTGATAAGTCTGGGAGAAATCTTATTCTGCTGTTTTTGTACATCACCTCTTTCTTCGCCCTCGCAGCTctgcgttttctatgtctttgtaGTTTAGGCACTTCACAATAAATGTTCTCAGAGTGGTGCCGGGTTGTGATCGGTGAGCCCTCTCCAGCACCGGGGGAGATATCTTCAGAATGTCCATTATCCATTTCTCCATGTAAGAGCAGGAGTTAGACTGAGCCTTCCTCTTTCTCAGGTATACCCAGTATGCGGGCTTCTGCCCTATAAGTCAAGGGCATACTCTTTAGTttacttttaaagtgctcatattatgctcatttataggttaataattgtatttagaggttgtaccagaataggtttatgtggtttccgtttaaaaaaatatatttttgttgtactggacattgctgctgctcctctttttaccctgtgtgttgagcgctctgttttagctaccgagtgaggcatcacacttctgttccatctttgtttggagtcgcacatgcgcagtagcaaGGCAAGCGCTACTaactagtcagttgcagagtatgagggcgtgccacgctggcagctaggcgagcattataacgtgtgttacaatgTGACGAGCGttcgtctctgaagtaaaggctggactacaatagagttgtttggagcagtttgtgagcagtgttttctgttggagatggtaattccctttggggtggactttgggctttttcactttgtaaacctataacatgcacaaaaagatatataacacaataaaggaaagaataaaagccaaaaagcataatatgagcactttaactccTCTGgattattgttgtatgttgaaGAATAAAGACGCTAGTCAGTCATTGGCTTAAGATCCGTGTATTCACGTACAGCATACTGGCACACACTGGTAGAACACAGCAGCGCTGACTTTTCTGTTACCTACAAACATACCCACATAGCAAAAGGGTGGAGCTGTTGCCTAAGCAGTGCAACAAGACACCCTGTAACATCTCCCTTCCTGTAGTAAGATCATAGgcggagtttgacattcgagccaaggggagcaaaaaaaacaaaaaaactcattgtagcagctgagacctggcctaccacttggggaacacagcacgagcacatatggaaaaaacaaacatgctaaataataataataataataacatataagtttatttttaacccaaagaagaagaaaaacaatacaacaatacaatCATATTCTATTTGTAAACAGGTAAAAGCCACATGACTTGTTGTTGTTATCTTCGCACACAATTAGGATCGGCAATGAAATGTGGACGACTTTTGCACTGTTAAAATATTATCTTCAACCAAAACAAAGAttttaaaagtttttctttGATCGCAATGAGagcgattaaaaaaacaatttatatttcacattttgttgtacttaatgaaacatttaaaacattttgtgagacacgggaaaaaagaaaaaaagaggccatGTGAGAGGCTACAGTATGCTTAGATACAGATTTGCCTTTCCCTTGGTTTATAAGTCTGACAAGACAGAACattttcaactgacagtcacacactcacataacACTCCCCACTTTTGATTTTTACATCAGTggagtggaggaagaggaggagagagggagcgtTGGGATTTCTACAGCCCGTCCTCCACCTCCCCACATCTCTCAGAGGTAGATGACCCAATCGGCAGAGTGAGAGCTAACTGTAAAAGTTTATAGAGATATGGTTAGGTTaatttttacagctttttttaaGATGCTCCATTGAAATTGGTGCGTTAGCAGAGGCTTTGACAAGCTTCATCGTGGCTGCAACAAGAAGGGGGTTAACTTTTAGTGCCGTGTATTTTTGTAATAGTGGATCAATTCcatttttgttgcatgtcaAAACTGCGGCACACGCACGTGCAAGCTCCATGTACTCTCCAGAGAACCTCCTTTCTAGCTCATTGATGAGAGTGTCCAGCACAGGAAAATATAGTTTCTGCTGATAGTCAGGACTCTCTGTCCAGGCAGAACTGTTTGACTGACTTCCACACATCGCTCCAGGAGTCTGCCTGCCTTTTAGACACAAAGTGTGCTTTAAGGCTGTCAGTAAGGGCCACAGCTTTGGACAGTGTGCAGTTGGATGACTGTAGGGCCTTTACACATAACATGGATCACACGCAGTATCTCCTCAAACACAACAAGGCTTGTAATGAATGACATTCTCGACATGAAGTCATGGATACCACTGGCTTGCGCTGACCACTTCTCTCCCTCTTCACTAATTTCTCTCAAACACTCCGTAATCGCAGAGTAGTGACTTTTCACTGATTTCACACATCTGCAATTGCGTGCCCATCTCGTCTCACTGGGCTGAACTACTTCAGTTACTTTCACGTTCAAGGATTTTCGGAGTTCAATAAAACAGTGAATACACATTGTCAATAATGCTCAGGAAAGATTTCACGCATTGGTTCACGAAACAGCACTCCACAAGCACTAAATTTAATTTGTGCACCAAGCAGTAGGCTGCGTAGGAGTGAGTCTCTTTGATGCACTGCtgcacacaccagacacatgACCTGACATCACAGACACACCTGACACACAATTGGGATGTTTTTAAGACCACACATATCAAGCCCTTTGTAGATGGCCTCCACAATCCCAGCAGCGTTGCAAGATGCAGAGCAGtccataaaacacaaaataacgGTCCTTGATTTCCAATTCCTCTGCATATCGTATGCACACTGACAGCTGCTTAGTTATGGAGGACCTAGCCTCGTCTGCAACTATGGAGAAAATACAGTTTCCTGCACCTTTTCAGCAATGTTGTTGTAAAGCACGTGTGCACAGATGtcaattatttcattttgaaaatatgaGCTTGTGGCATTAAAATAATTGGATTGCATGTTTTCAAAATCAGCATcatattttgataaaaaaactACAAACCTCGAGGAAATTGCCACACAATTCTGACTCTTCTCCCTCCTTGTGCCCACGAAAGGGCAATCCAAGTTTAGACAGTAGCCTCACAACATCAACTACTTTGCATAGATAACCTCTGTTCTTTTCAACTGTAGCTTTATGGCTTTCACACAGTTTAGCTGCAATAGATCCATTTGAGGATAAGCTGGCTCGGAAGTTATTCCATTTAATCATACAGTTCAGATGGGCCTGGCTTTTTCTATGTTTCTCTAGTTTACTGCTCAGTCTTTTCCAGTCACTCATGCCCTTTCTAAATGTGTCCTCAACGCAGCTTTCAGTCTGGAAATGGCGACAAGCAAAACAGTAGACTGCATCCTTTCTAACGGAATACTCAGGCCAAGGGTAATTCTTGTAGAAGTAATTGGAAAATGATCGCTTTGTACTTCCAAAACATTTTGAGGGGAATTGGAGCAGAGCAGGTTGCTTGGGACAGCCGTGTTTTTCTCCAAGATCATCTGTGTTACCTAGTGCAGCTAGTGCATCTGTGGGGTGAACGTCAGGACTGCTAGTGGTTGTTGCTGATCCAGAGCTGCTCGAAGTTCCCTCTAAGTTCACAATGGTGTCTGTTTGCCTATCGTCATCATCGGttattgttgtttgtgttgtaatattatataataatatctaTAAATTATCcgttcttattttttttaaacaatgcaattaaccgtttcagccaccaggggggagCAGTGCTTTCCGCTGAGAGGTCAGGAAGCAGATCGACCTTCCAGAAGTTGGAGTAGTGGTCCACCACGAGCAGAAAATACTTTCCTGCCTGGTTGAACAGGTCCATGCTGGCATCTGCCAGGGACGTGTGGTTGAGCGGGTGAGACATCATGGTCTCCTTCTGGCACACACACTGGTAGAACACGACAGCGCTGACTTTTCAGTTACTTACTAACATACCCAATTTAACCACAGGGTGGGGCTGTTGCCTAAGCGGTGCACCAAGACACCCTGTAACAATTACTCAAGTGCTAATTAAACATAAAAGTTCAgaaaacttttgaaaaaaaaaataataatgttgtcttaatgtaaataatcaactGGGAATGATGGTGATATCTGTTAATTAAAAGATATTCCCTATTCACCTCTACGGTCTCCCCTTAACTGCAATAGGAAATTGTGGCATCAtcgattttattatttttttattatttaagtattatattttatcttttttttcttacaaaatGGTATCTAAACTATAGTTATATCATTCCATAACCAGAAACCATGCACCACCAACACCATCAACAATGCCATAAACAAATTAATGATTGAATGAATGCTTTATTTcgaacattaaaacaaatacaataacatttttcaaaaagaaataGGAAGAAGCAAAAGCATATTTAATCCTATCAATCCTATCATATATCATAACAATCATCATGAATGGCTTCATATTTATATCATATCCTACACATTCTTTACAATTTGCTACATATGTATATACTCACACaccacaaaaaagaaaacctattatatatatatatatatatatatatatatatatatatatatatatatatatatatatatatatatatatatatatatatatatatatatataatagatttacatatgtatataatcaccatagaaaataaataatgtaataaatatGCACTGCAGTCTGGAAACAGTCTAGTGACTAGGGGCGGGGTGGAGGTGTTCAAGTGCTGATGCATCTATAGCAAGTAAGATAAACACATGTTATGCAACAATGATCTGTCAATCAAATTCCAAAAATGTATTGTCATCTATTGGCATACAttatttacataggctactaaTTTCCTAAAATATTTTCTTCCGCAGTAATTACAACAGTCTGCCTGTTCAGAACTGATACTGAGTTCGGATCCATTAAGATCCATTTGGGTATTAGACATATTAACACAAAGACGGTAGAGTAAAATTTGCACTGGGGTCCTGGGTTGGCTCTACATTCCTCAGAACTTAATGGACCTGTGAAGACCATTAGTGCTAAGCTATGCAAGTAATCAAAAGGCAGGTTCTGGTCTATTAAAATAGAGCTCTTTCTACACATAGGATAAATGAAGAAAGAATTAGGCTCTAATTAGAACTAATTAGGACCTAATTAGAACAAATTACGACTGCAGTCTGGAaacagtagtctcgctttgccagaccctcttctaaagtgcgctgaaggagggtctggctactccacatagaatcaggggaggaaaacgtgctctggtttaatggcatttctttaaaccaatcacaatcgtgatgggcggtgctaaactccacacagccgctgcaaaatagtcgtgcgagagaaaactcagattggacagatagtcaacaatagtcctcataaatccacagaatttaaaattccaacacaaagaaagcggaaggaaacggttAATACATGCATCCAGCGTGATTTCCTGCAGatccggagcaatcccggaagtggaacgtgaaggatatagactaggaaaCAGACAATTTTAAAGCAGCATCCTACAATGTAAGAAGAGCAGTAAAGGAGGTAAAAAGGGACTACAGGAAGAAAGTGGAACTTCAAGGTGATTAGTTTAAGCATATTCAGTTTCTAGTTGTTGAATTTTGGTCATTTAGGATGTCCTGTCTGAAATctcaccagttttttttttttttacaataccaTTGTTGGCAATATTTTCAATTCCtgttttaaaagtgtttttgtatCATGTTTATTCTCTGTACACGTCACAAAATTAAGTTGATTTAAGTCAAATAAATTAGTGCAAACAGATAAATGAGTGCAAACAGATAtgattgaaattatttttttctgctattCATTCCCTGAACTCTACATGTaaatctaataataaaaaacttaaTTCCAAACAAAATATAGAAAATTGTATTGCCTTGAATGAAAGAGTGCATTTACTCAATATGCAATAAATTGAAGTGATTCAATTGCATTGTCACTTTCACTAACCCGTACTTAattttaattataaaaatatttgttaatttaaattaaaaaaaaatagtgcaaaAACTGTTATTAAACAATGATTTTAATTTTTATGTTCGTTTTTACAGTGTAGCTTGTTGTAAAGAGAAGCTTGTCTCCATAGTTTTAACAAATGGAACATGTTTATATATGGTTACACACATGTTCCCACTTCCGCTTTATTGTGAAGTGCACAGCCAACACAACCAACCACTGCACGGCTGACTGAGCCATGTCTAATCCCATATCAAATTGTCACTGTATAGTATTTTAACATTTGTATGTGGTAACACAGTAGCATCAGCAGTCCCAATCAAAAAAACATCTCAGTAACCTGAAAGCATGAAGAGATACGCTGTTAGCTGTTAACCCAGCTCTCCAGGTCCTGATAGACTTTATTGGCTGGTAAACTGGGGTATTTAACACAGATTTGACACAGCCTTTCTCTCCAGTCAGTGTAGGTTTTTATTCTGTGAGTGTGGTGCCACTGGAAGTACTCCTCAtaggcctgtctgtctgcagccaCATGCTTCAGATAGGCAGCCAGATCTGCTGTGCTCTTGAAATCAGCTACATGGATAAAGGAACCAGGGGGAGCCAGGGCTTCATAGGTCACCCTGCTGGGGCCGAGAACTACTGGTATGACCCCTGCTTGGAAAGCGTTCCTCCAGAGCTTCTCACTGATGTAATCCTTTGCCTCAGAGTTCTCAAAAGACAGGTAGAAAACACACTTTGCAATTGTGGGCAACAGCTTCTTTTTTGATAGGGGTTTCTTGTTCCACTTTCCGTATACCTCTATGGGGATATACTTCTTTAGATTTTGGTAAACACAAGCCCTAGCCTGGTGAGGTCTGTATCTGCTGACCACCCAGCTGACAAGGCAGGAGTGATTTGAAGCAGCCTGGAAGCCTAGCTCATCACCTCCTACCATGGTTTTTCCATATGGGATGAATATGTCTGCATCACGTCTGTAGCTCATCGTCCAGTTAAAGAGACCGGTGAGCTGTGTGAGGTTTGCATTGTTGATAGGAGGCTCCATTGACAGCCACACCCAATGCTGCGAGGCCGGGCGATCTAGGTGCAGGGGCAGCGGGGACAGACCTCTTCTCAGCTCCTGGTGGTGGAAGACAACCACATCAGCAGACGGGAAGGTGGATGTGTTGTCAGTGAGGAAACAGCGACTGATGTTGTACATCTCGAGGCATTTGTCTCCATCAAGCCTGTAAGAGCGGCCAAATGGCCAGTGCCACAGCAGGATGTTGATGTTTCTCTTAGAAACAGCTGGATGATATTTCTGCAGATAGAGCTTCTGGTCCAAGAAGCTGTAATAAAGCAGGGATGAgagggagatgaggaggaggaggaaggctcGGGATCTCAATGTTGTCATGCTTGCCGGGCGTATTCTGCGTCAAAAGGGCACAGATCACTCAGATGGAACTCttagaaaggaaggaagggtaGATCAGAGATATTATAACACTTTCATGTTCTCATTAGTGCAGGAACTGAAGAGGACAATGTGTTAACAAAACTATCTCCTACTGCAGaagacatttcatttgttttaacttcaaaaaatgtttaatttgttagaCAACATTTATCAGTTGGCTAATTTTGTTACAGGTTAATAAGAAGTGAGCTTGAATCACAGCTGTAAGAAAATACTTCAATAAAAGTGTAGTAATCATTAGGTGTTTCTTCTAATATGGTCAAACCTTTGGAAAATTCTTGAGAAAAAATTGTGaataaatggcactttttaataaatggggttttttttatacaaaggAGTAAAACTCTGGCAGATCATTTGATGAAATCTAAACTGCTGTCTGTGTCTTCCTCTCACTGTACGGTGAAGAAAAGTCATTTCTGCTTttgttggatgtttttttaaggATTCCGTCAAGTATTGCACACTTGTAACTGCtaagaaaaatgtatgtatataatgaATGTTAGAATGTTAAAG
This genomic window contains:
- the LOC144518003 gene encoding alpha-(1,3)-fucosyltransferase 7 isoform X2: MYNISRCFLTDNTSTFPSADVVVFHHQELRRGLSPLPLHLDRPASQHWVWLSMEPPINNANLTQLTGLFNWTMSYRRDADIFIPYGKTMVGGDELGFQAASNHSCLVSWVVSRYRPHQARACVYQNLKKYIPIEVYGKWNKKPLSKKKLLPTIAKCVFYLSFENSEAKDYISEKLWRNAFQAGVIPVVLGPSRVTYEALAPPGSFIHVADFKSTADLAAYLKHVAADRQAYEEYFQWHHTHRIKTYTDWRERLCQICVKYPSLPANKVYQDLESWVNS
- the LOC144518003 gene encoding alpha-(1,3)-fucosyltransferase 7 isoform X1, yielding MTTLRSRAFLLLLISLSSLLYYSFLDQKLYLQKYHPAVSKRNINILLWHWPFGRSYRLDGDKCLEMYNISRCFLTDNTSTFPSADVVVFHHQELRRGLSPLPLHLDRPASQHWVWLSMEPPINNANLTQLTGLFNWTMSYRRDADIFIPYGKTMVGGDELGFQAASNHSCLVSWVVSRYRPHQARACVYQNLKKYIPIEVYGKWNKKPLSKKKLLPTIAKCVFYLSFENSEAKDYISEKLWRNAFQAGVIPVVLGPSRVTYEALAPPGSFIHVADFKSTADLAAYLKHVAADRQAYEEYFQWHHTHRIKTYTDWRERLCQICVKYPSLPANKVYQDLESWVNS